In Anomaloglossus baeobatrachus isolate aAnoBae1 chromosome 3, aAnoBae1.hap1, whole genome shotgun sequence, one genomic interval encodes:
- the OST4 gene encoding dolichyl-diphosphooligosaccharide--protein glycosyltransferase subunit 4, translated as MITDVQLAIFANMLGVSLFLLVVLYHYVAVNNPKKQE; from the coding sequence ATGATCACGGACGTGCAGCTCGCCATCTTCGCTAACATGCTGGGGGTGTCGCTCTTCCTCCTCGTCGTTCTCTATCACTATGTTGCTGTGAATAATCCAAAAAAGCAGGAGTGA